A part of Leptospira congkakensis genomic DNA contains:
- a CDS encoding helix-turn-helix transcriptional regulator has translation MKVYSFLPSEPLKPFVQKYLIIESEDGIQNQIIPNPNLVLSFQMQGNLQSEESNSLYDLPRAGLAGFRKTTRTITYSKKSSALLVILSEIGAFAFFREPISEFYGKTVSLEDIIPRPQLKKIEEQLFDCKSNAEQIVQIENFLIGNKKRQMIDPIITQTILKIKISKGNIKIKDIKQGLPISLDSLEKKFKTTIGTTLKHYSNLLRIHSVISSHSNHTNLTDLAQTAGYFDQSHFNKEFKAYTGSSPKEFFRRPQNW, from the coding sequence ATGAAAGTTTATAGTTTTCTTCCCTCCGAACCTCTAAAACCCTTTGTACAAAAATACCTAATCATAGAATCAGAGGATGGAATTCAAAACCAGATCATCCCAAATCCCAACCTTGTTTTATCTTTCCAAATGCAAGGAAATTTACAATCAGAAGAATCAAATTCCCTTTACGATTTACCGAGAGCGGGTCTTGCCGGATTTCGAAAGACAACAAGGACAATCACCTATTCCAAAAAATCCTCCGCCCTGCTCGTCATCCTTTCTGAAATTGGAGCTTTTGCTTTTTTTAGAGAACCAATCTCCGAGTTCTACGGAAAAACCGTTAGTTTAGAAGATATAATCCCAAGACCCCAACTAAAAAAGATCGAAGAACAATTGTTTGATTGTAAATCAAATGCAGAACAAATTGTCCAAATCGAAAATTTTTTAATTGGAAACAAGAAGAGGCAAATGATCGACCCAATCATAACACAAACAATTTTAAAAATCAAAATATCCAAGGGAAACATCAAAATCAAGGATATCAAACAAGGGCTTCCCATTAGCCTTGATTCCCTGGAGAAAAAATTCAAAACCACTATCGGAACTACTTTAAAACATTATTCAAATCTATTAAGGATTCACTCTGTCATATCCTCCCATTCGAATCATACAAATCTAACGGACTTAGCACAAACTGCAGGATACTTTGACCAATCCCATTTTAACAAAGAATTCAAAGCGTATACAGGATCATCTCCAAAGGAATTTTTCCGACGTCCACAAAACTGGTGA
- a CDS encoding antibiotic biosynthesis monooxygenase family protein encodes MNQILIDRFRLPKEAKEIFLERVKANRDFIKNLDGFLGDQIFIREETGEIHFITVATWKDKQSLENAKTLVFSEYQKQAFVMPEFLKTHSIQIEREIYEKVS; translated from the coding sequence ATGAACCAAATTTTAATCGATCGATTCCGTTTACCAAAAGAAGCAAAAGAAATATTTTTAGAAAGAGTCAAAGCCAATCGTGACTTTATCAAAAACTTAGATGGTTTTTTGGGAGACCAAATTTTCATTCGAGAAGAAACAGGCGAAATTCATTTCATAACCGTCGCCACTTGGAAAGACAAACAAAGTCTAGAAAATGCCAAAACATTGGTGTTTAGTGAATACCAGAAACAAGCGTTTGTGATGCCAGAATTCCTAAAAACACATTCGATTCAAATCGAACGAGAAATCTACGAGAAGGTGTCTTAA
- a CDS encoding LBF_1199 family protein — protein sequence MLWKASEFWKNASPTELLDFFQSIEEGTDLKSLADHMLLEDEFCDLVFEYLWLLRSEENTKHFLNDENLTPELLMKFIYFGYGKQFLTGNFDSNSYFLQVRTLFGSAQSLRILSLAEEMDRDPTLKIHLLSNLDPQTWEAYFDILEEKNMTMQTLLGIFSNLRENEIRKILLNSHTLYYYLRMMMVSGSKKLNEQTPKEMENRIRLESILESIRIWETFCQDLGERFNFKSEAALSPNKRDPDRLSLVLRELTKVPSLDREDVLVYMKSNGAVLDLWEETTIKSALGNFDRVGKYF from the coding sequence ATGCTATGGAAGGCTTCCGAGTTTTGGAAAAATGCATCACCTACTGAACTGTTAGATTTTTTCCAATCCATCGAAGAAGGTACGGATTTAAAATCTCTCGCTGACCATATGCTTTTGGAAGATGAGTTTTGCGATTTGGTTTTTGAATATTTATGGTTATTACGTTCAGAAGAAAATACAAAACATTTTCTGAATGATGAAAACCTAACCCCAGAACTTCTAATGAAGTTTATTTATTTTGGATATGGGAAACAATTTTTAACCGGTAATTTTGATTCTAACTCATATTTTTTACAAGTTCGGACTTTGTTTGGTTCTGCCCAAAGTTTACGAATTTTATCGTTAGCAGAAGAAATGGACAGAGATCCAACGTTAAAAATTCATCTTCTTTCTAATTTGGATCCTCAAACTTGGGAAGCTTATTTTGATATATTAGAAGAAAAGAATATGACAATGCAGACTCTTCTCGGAATATTCTCAAATCTTCGAGAAAACGAAATCCGTAAAATATTGTTAAATAGCCATACTCTTTATTATTATTTGCGAATGATGATGGTGTCCGGATCAAAAAAGTTAAACGAACAAACGCCGAAAGAAATGGAAAACCGCATTCGTTTGGAATCCATATTAGAATCCATTCGTATTTGGGAAACTTTTTGCCAGGATTTGGGGGAAAGATTCAATTTTAAGTCTGAAGCAGCTTTATCTCCAAACAAAAGAGATCCAGATAGGTTATCTCTTGTTTTGCGAGAATTAACAAAAGTTCCTTCTTTAGACAGAGAGGATGTTTTGGTTTATATGAAGTCGAATGGTGCAGTTCTTGATCTTTGGGAAGAAACAACAATCAAATCAGCACTTGGTAATTTTGATCGAGTTGGAAAATATTTCTAA
- a CDS encoding TonB-dependent receptor family protein: protein MKSEFGKFTLYFLLILVLRFPIFSQTNSEEKDSKPQKNEGIHVIGSKKEDLKKIPGSAYIIDKKYLEEASPTDPMEALRRTPGASVRFQDAAGLTPNIGFRGVSNEESRKTLILEDGILTSLSPYGQPESYYSPSIERMERIEIIKGSGSILFGPNTIGGIVNFVTKRPPSESTFYTKNVGGENGYFSTYNSYGKSFDSSSFEVSLLRKQGDGFRNYQKFDVTEGNIKWIQDWNENHNTTIKLGYHVQNAQSTYLGLSQGLFRMDPKINPAEYDEKQLNRSQTVISHNWKLAEDHTLIIRGYFSQAERNWARQDFLSGKSSSGGYLNAPQDTLRTYSPGIIGNRPGDTIYMRDSYFSRDQAFMVGGVETKLESKFSTFGLKHETDLGVRIHGENNLTQTNIKKTDDPLGYLSKAIIQEDSLVTNLAQTALPNFNLNRQERKIESFAAYFQDRILLSENWKIIPGIRFEEVRQKAITTRRQATTEDYQLGAVLPNDVSVNRRSSSESRTHIILPGMGITYDITKKFIWFSGAHKGFSPPTFGTSFSPQGNDYRLKPETSTNYETGVRGDITSYLYTELVGYKMYFRDQIINVNEVGGEAGIRPANTGYSTHTGGESVIVWDPAKMQKSEWRVPIELIYSRIEAKSRSFNPFPVSQSSDGKDTIEILPAYTVNNYQYISTNTTGNYLPYVPKETITLAVSVSSPQGYYGRLEYQYIGKQYSDLLNTKDESEDGNKGIIPKVELWNTSLGYRSPDKWSVFINAKNIQDKQYVSGRLPTGIQPGPFRQINVGFTLEL from the coding sequence ATGAAATCTGAATTCGGAAAATTTACTTTATATTTTCTACTCATACTTGTTTTGAGATTTCCCATCTTCTCCCAAACAAACTCGGAAGAAAAAGATTCAAAACCACAAAAAAATGAAGGAATTCATGTCATTGGTAGCAAAAAAGAAGACCTAAAAAAAATACCAGGATCTGCTTACATCATTGATAAAAAATATCTGGAAGAAGCATCTCCTACAGATCCCATGGAAGCTCTAAGAAGAACACCAGGCGCAAGTGTTCGTTTCCAAGACGCAGCAGGGCTTACACCAAACATTGGTTTCAGGGGTGTAAGCAATGAAGAATCCAGAAAAACTTTAATTTTAGAAGATGGGATACTTACCTCTCTTTCTCCTTACGGACAACCAGAAAGTTATTATTCTCCTTCTATTGAAAGAATGGAAAGGATCGAAATCATTAAAGGATCTGGTTCTATTTTATTTGGTCCCAACACAATCGGGGGAATTGTAAATTTTGTCACCAAACGGCCACCATCCGAATCTACATTTTATACAAAAAATGTGGGAGGTGAAAATGGATATTTTTCAACATACAATTCTTATGGGAAAAGTTTTGACTCAAGTTCTTTTGAAGTTTCTTTACTTAGAAAACAAGGAGATGGATTTCGAAACTACCAAAAATTTGATGTTACAGAAGGGAATATCAAATGGATTCAAGATTGGAATGAAAACCATAACACGACGATTAAGTTAGGTTATCATGTTCAGAATGCTCAGTCTACTTATTTGGGTCTCTCACAAGGATTATTCCGAATGGATCCAAAAATCAATCCGGCTGAGTATGATGAAAAACAGCTGAATCGCAGCCAAACGGTGATTTCTCATAACTGGAAACTGGCAGAAGATCACACACTCATCATTCGAGGTTATTTTTCACAAGCAGAACGGAACTGGGCCAGGCAAGATTTTTTATCTGGTAAATCCTCCTCTGGTGGTTATCTAAACGCACCTCAGGATACACTTCGTACGTATTCCCCTGGTATCATCGGAAACCGACCCGGTGATACAATTTATATGCGTGATTCCTATTTCAGTCGTGATCAAGCTTTTATGGTGGGTGGCGTAGAAACCAAACTCGAATCAAAGTTTTCTACCTTTGGACTCAAACATGAAACCGATTTAGGTGTTAGGATTCATGGAGAAAACAATTTAACACAAACGAATATCAAAAAAACTGACGACCCTTTAGGTTATCTTTCGAAAGCAATCATCCAAGAGGATTCACTCGTAACCAATTTGGCACAAACCGCCTTACCTAATTTTAATCTCAATCGACAAGAAAGAAAAATTGAATCGTTTGCTGCATACTTTCAAGATAGAATTTTACTTTCAGAAAATTGGAAAATCATTCCTGGTATTAGGTTTGAAGAAGTAAGACAAAAAGCAATCACAACTAGAAGGCAAGCCACAACCGAAGATTATCAACTAGGTGCCGTTCTTCCAAACGACGTTTCTGTGAATCGCCGTAGTTCCAGCGAATCAAGAACCCATATCATCCTTCCTGGAATGGGAATTACTTATGATATCACAAAAAAGTTCATTTGGTTTTCGGGAGCCCATAAAGGATTTTCTCCTCCTACCTTTGGAACTTCATTCAGTCCTCAAGGAAATGATTATAGACTAAAACCTGAAACTTCTACAAATTATGAAACAGGAGTGAGAGGAGACATTACATCCTATTTGTATACAGAACTAGTTGGATACAAAATGTACTTTCGAGACCAAATCATCAACGTAAATGAAGTTGGAGGTGAAGCGGGAATAAGACCAGCAAACACTGGTTATTCAACCCACACGGGAGGAGAATCAGTAATTGTTTGGGATCCCGCGAAAATGCAAAAATCGGAATGGAGGGTTCCGATTGAACTCATTTACTCTCGGATTGAAGCAAAATCCAGAAGTTTTAATCCATTTCCCGTCTCACAGTCAAGCGACGGAAAAGATACAATTGAAATTCTCCCTGCTTATACAGTTAACAATTACCAATACATTTCTACAAATACAACAGGAAACTACTTACCTTATGTGCCAAAAGAAACCATAACTCTTGCTGTAAGTGTATCTTCACCACAAGGGTATTATGGACGATTAGAATACCAATACATAGGAAAACAATATTCGGATCTATTGAACACAAAAGACGAATCTGAAGACGGAAACAAAGGTATCATACCTAAAGTGGAGTTGTGGAATACAAGTTTAGGTTACCGATCACCTGATAAATGGTCGGTGTTTATCAATGCAAAGAATATCCAAGACAAACAATATGTTTCCGGTAGATTACCAACAGGGATCCAACCCGGGCCTTTTCGCCAAATCAACGTTGGTTTTACATTAGAATTATGA
- a CDS encoding HTTM domain-containing protein encodes MAIDQLRKNVPSYSLHFFRIAYGFATTILIFRYFYYGWIHSYFIKPIFFFKHFGFEWIHPLPPVFTYLLFGVLFLTALGIFLGYFLRFNLFVFTIGFTWFHFSDATIYLNHYYLISLLGFLLCLSPVSERNLPLWKWKDWIQTLKPIPKLWLYTFRLQMGLIYFFGGVAKLQPDWLLEALPLKLWLYQSEGKLPFLDPILGLPLTAYVFSWIGVVFDLSVPFFLCTKRFRFPAWLVVLFFHSFTSFLFPIGVFPIVMSLSSLIFFDPHWPIVLINKVFKNEFNTSVETKIQKEPKQETKTKPFEFKEYFLFTYLTLQIVIPFRHIFYPGQVIWTEEAIKFSWQVMVADKVGSAIFWVNKEPIDPRDILTNYQYRMMTIQPEHILQFAKFLQKKEFERSGEKNVPVYVQSFVSINGKPAKPLFPPNEDLTKIKINFSPMQGLLR; translated from the coding sequence ATGGCGATTGATCAATTGCGTAAAAACGTTCCTTCCTATTCCTTACATTTCTTTCGCATTGCTTATGGGTTTGCGACAACGATTCTTATCTTTAGATATTTTTATTATGGATGGATTCATTCCTACTTCATCAAACCTATCTTTTTCTTCAAACATTTTGGCTTCGAATGGATTCACCCACTTCCTCCAGTTTTCACCTATCTATTATTTGGTGTTCTTTTCCTGACGGCTCTTGGGATTTTTTTAGGATACTTTCTTAGATTCAATCTCTTTGTTTTTACCATTGGATTCACATGGTTTCATTTTTCTGATGCTACCATCTATTTGAATCATTATTACCTAATTTCGTTACTTGGTTTTTTATTGTGCTTATCTCCCGTAAGCGAACGAAATCTCCCTTTATGGAAATGGAAGGATTGGATCCAAACACTGAAACCAATTCCTAAACTTTGGCTTTATACCTTTCGATTACAAATGGGACTTATTTATTTTTTTGGAGGAGTAGCCAAACTCCAACCAGATTGGCTACTCGAAGCCCTCCCACTAAAGCTGTGGTTGTACCAATCGGAAGGAAAACTTCCTTTCCTCGATCCCATTCTTGGCCTTCCTTTAACTGCTTATGTGTTTTCTTGGATTGGTGTGGTCTTTGATTTAAGTGTTCCTTTTTTCCTTTGTACAAAAAGATTTCGATTTCCGGCTTGGCTTGTTGTTTTATTCTTTCACAGCTTTACCTCCTTTTTATTTCCCATCGGTGTATTTCCCATCGTCATGAGTTTATCCTCTCTTATCTTCTTTGATCCCCATTGGCCCATTGTTTTGATAAACAAAGTTTTTAAAAATGAGTTCAATACTTCTGTGGAAACGAAAATTCAAAAAGAACCAAAACAAGAGACAAAAACAAAACCTTTTGAATTTAAAGAATACTTTCTCTTCACCTATCTAACGTTACAAATTGTGATTCCTTTCCGGCATATCTTTTATCCTGGACAGGTGATTTGGACAGAAGAAGCCATTAAGTTTTCTTGGCAGGTGATGGTTGCCGACAAAGTGGGATCTGCGATTTTTTGGGTGAACAAAGAACCCATTGATCCAAGGGATATTCTCACCAACTACCAATATAGAATGATGACCATCCAACCAGAACATATCTTACAATTTGCAAAGTTTTTACAAAAAAAAGAATTCGAACGATCAGGGGAAAAAAATGTACCTGTTTATGTTCAATCTTTTGTTTCGATCAACGGAAAACCAGCAAAACCATTATTTCCACCTAATGAAGATCTAACTAAGATCAAAATCAATTTTTCTCCCATGCAAGGACTCCTTCGATGA